From Vigna unguiculata cultivar IT97K-499-35 chromosome 5, ASM411807v1, whole genome shotgun sequence, the proteins below share one genomic window:
- the LOC114186337 gene encoding alpha carbonic anhydrase 7-like, whose translation MEKLATTVSICCILLFLSLPVMSREVEDEREFSYEEESENGPSHWGNIHPEWSVCNNGSMQSPIDLLNERVQIVSQLGKLQMNYQPSNATIRNRGHDIMLEWVSGAGYLQINETKYLLNQCHWHSPSEHTIDGKRFDLELHMVHETPSGQTTVIGILYKIGRPDSFLSSLTSHIKAISETTEAEKVVGVVDPRQIKIFYKQYYRYMGSLTIPPCTENVSWTMVREIRSVSKEQVRLLRAAVDDESESNARPLQHINNRLLQLYRQKYIKH comes from the exons ATGGAGAAGCTTGCTACCACGGTTTCGATTTGCTGCATACTTTTGTTCCTGTCTTTACCAGTGATGTCTCGAGAAGTTG AAGATGAGAGAGAGTTTAGTTACGAGGAAGAAAGCGAAAATGGACCGTCTCATTGGGGAAACATACACCCTGAATGGAGTGTGTGCAACAATGGATCCATGCAGTCACCGATTGATCTATTGAATGAAAGGGTTCAAATAGTGTCGCAGTTAGGGAAGCTTCAGATGAACTACCAACCCTCCAATGCCACTATTAGGAATAGGGGCCACGATATCATG CTAGAATGGGTTTCTGGCGCAGGTTATCTTCAAATTAATGAAACTAAATACCTACTCAATCAATGTCATTGGCATTCTCCCTCTGAACACACCATAGATGGCAAAAG GTTTGATCTAGAGTTACACATGGTGCACGAAACTCCATCTGGACAAACAACTGTGATAGGAATACTATACAAGATTGGAAGACCAGATTCTTTTCTGTCATCG TTAACGAGTCATATAAAGGCTATTTCTGAGACCACGGAAGCAGAAAAAGTGGTGGGTGTAGTTGACCCTAggcaaatcaaaattttctacAAACAGTATTACAGGTATATGGGTTCGTTGACTATTCCTCCGTGCACTGAGAATGTTTCTTGGACCATGGTTAGAGAG ATACGATCGGTTTCAAAGGAACAGGTTAGATTGCTCCGAGCCGCTGTTGATGAT GAATCAGAAAGTAACGCAAGGCCACTGCAACATATAAATAACCGCTTGCTGCAACTTTATCggcaaaaatatattaaacattgA